Proteins encoded together in one Nocardioides marinisabuli window:
- a CDS encoding ABC transporter substrate-binding protein: MSHYFAGAPDNEVNAAMVESLEEAGAEADLFSPDGFVAGQMIVHAIEEGGGDDVDAMIEALEGWEFEGPKGTTTVRAEDHALIQPMFAATLTKEGGSFVPELADQVEPDAVAPPVATS, encoded by the coding sequence CTGTCGCACTACTTCGCCGGCGCCCCCGACAACGAGGTCAACGCCGCGATGGTCGAGTCCCTCGAGGAGGCCGGCGCCGAGGCCGACCTGTTCTCGCCCGACGGCTTCGTGGCCGGCCAGATGATCGTGCACGCCATCGAGGAGGGCGGCGGCGACGACGTCGACGCGATGATCGAGGCGCTCGAGGGCTGGGAGTTCGAGGGCCCCAAGGGCACCACCACGGTGCGCGCCGAGGACCACGCGCTGATCCAGCCGATGTTCGCGGCCACCCTGACCAAGGAGGGCGGCTCGTTCGTGCCCGAGCTGGCCGACCAGGTCGAGCCCGACGCCGTCGCACCCCCGGTCGCGACCTCGTGA
- a CDS encoding ABC transporter ATP-binding protein, producing MSEPGPVLAVRDLHLSIGGAVIIDGVSLAVPRGEMLGVIGPNGAGKTTLFNLLSGVMRPTAGTVHLAGDDVTARSVDARARAGLGRTFQTSSLFDGLTAVENVRLAAQAALGGALSLVRFPGRGGAATERARDRLDQVGLAHHEHTVAGGLAHGDKRKLEIAMLLASDPHVILLDEPMAGVGSADVEGLMDLIRRVHREHGTTVLMVEHHMDVVLGLVDRLAVMHHGQLLACDSPEAVMADPTVQSAYLGATA from the coding sequence GTGAGCGAGCCCGGCCCGGTCCTGGCGGTGCGCGACCTGCACCTGAGCATCGGCGGCGCGGTCATCATCGACGGGGTCTCCCTGGCGGTGCCGCGCGGTGAGATGCTCGGGGTGATCGGCCCCAACGGTGCGGGCAAGACGACGCTGTTCAACCTGCTCTCGGGCGTCATGCGCCCGACCGCGGGCACGGTGCACCTCGCCGGCGACGACGTCACCGCCCGCTCGGTCGACGCCCGCGCCAGGGCCGGGCTGGGACGCACGTTCCAGACCTCGAGCCTCTTCGACGGCCTCACCGCCGTCGAGAACGTCCGCCTGGCCGCCCAGGCCGCCCTCGGCGGCGCGCTCAGCCTCGTCCGGTTCCCCGGGCGCGGCGGCGCCGCCACCGAGCGGGCCCGCGACCGGCTCGACCAGGTGGGCCTGGCCCACCACGAGCACACCGTCGCCGGCGGGCTGGCCCACGGCGACAAGCGCAAGCTCGAGATCGCCATGCTGCTGGCCAGCGACCCCCACGTCATCCTGCTCGACGAGCCGATGGCCGGGGTCGGCAGCGCCGACGTCGAGGGCCTGATGGACCTCATCCGCCGGGTGCACCGCGAGCACGGCACCACCGTGCTGATGGTCGAGCACCACATGGACGTCGTGCTCGGCCTGGTCGACCGCCTCGCGGTCATGCACCACGGCCAGCTGCTGGCCTGCGACTCCCCGGAGGCCGTGATGGCCGACCCCACCGTCCAGAGCGCCTACCTCGGAGCGACCGCATGA
- a CDS encoding ABC transporter ATP-binding protein, whose translation MSTPRTTPQAQPVLRVRGLSARIGQQQVVEDVTLEVPAQGVTALLGRNGVGKTSTIKAVLGLVERSGVVELDGERIDTLPTHRIVQRGVGYVPEDREVFGSLSVEENLRLAERTSNPRRELVADLFPDIIARSQQAAGTLSGGQQQMVALARALLNENRLLLVDEPTKGLSPKLVGEVTEALERAAQVVPILLVEQNLVVARRLADRAVVMSDGRVVHTGDAAELLDDEQRVVSLLGVGSTGESHSTHSQEVPS comes from the coding sequence ATGAGCACCCCCCGTACGACGCCGCAGGCGCAGCCCGTGCTGCGCGTGCGCGGCCTCTCGGCCCGCATCGGCCAGCAGCAGGTCGTCGAGGACGTCACCCTCGAGGTGCCCGCCCAGGGCGTCACCGCGCTGCTGGGCCGCAACGGCGTCGGCAAGACCAGCACCATCAAGGCGGTGCTCGGCCTGGTCGAGCGCAGCGGGGTGGTCGAGCTCGACGGCGAGCGCATCGACACCCTGCCCACGCACCGCATCGTGCAGCGCGGCGTGGGCTACGTGCCCGAGGACCGCGAGGTCTTCGGCTCGCTGAGCGTCGAGGAGAACCTGCGGCTGGCCGAGCGCACCTCGAACCCGCGCCGCGAGCTGGTCGCCGACCTGTTCCCCGACATCATCGCCCGCAGCCAGCAGGCCGCCGGCACCCTGTCGGGCGGGCAGCAGCAGATGGTCGCGCTCGCCCGCGCGCTGCTCAACGAGAACCGGCTGCTGCTCGTCGACGAGCCCACCAAGGGCCTCTCGCCCAAGCTGGTCGGGGAGGTCACCGAGGCCCTCGAACGCGCTGCTCAGGTGGTCCCGATCCTGCTCGTCGAGCAGAACCTCGTCGTGGCCCGCCGCCTGGCCGACCGCGCGGTCGTGATGTCCGACGGCCGGGTCGTGCACACCGGCGACGCCGCCGAGCTGCTCGACGACGAGCAGCGGGTCGTCAGCCTGCTCGGCGTCGGCTCCACCGGCGAGTCCCACTCCACCCACAGCCAGGAGGTCCCCTCGTGA
- a CDS encoding branched-chain amino acid ABC transporter permease, protein MSTIVLLLATGLGLGALYFLVASGLSLIYGLMGVLNFAHGSFLTLGAFAGWETARRLGGDSWGSLLLSLLVGAGVGALAAVLTELLLIRRLYERHIEQVLVTVGLALATVALFDGIWGTDAIFVTGPAWFNETTTILGARVPNDRFVLIGVALLVLGGIIAFLRFTRFGLVIRAGVENRSMVTALGIDVRRAFTVVFAIGGAAAGLGGVLASHYFGYVSPQLGGSLLIFAFIVTVIGGLGSLLGAAIASVVVAVLQQMANFYLSGTGDLVVVLLLATVLLVRPSGLMGARA, encoded by the coding sequence GTGAGCACGATCGTGCTGCTGCTCGCCACCGGCCTGGGCCTGGGCGCGCTCTACTTCCTCGTCGCCTCCGGGCTCTCGCTCATCTACGGCCTGATGGGCGTGCTGAACTTCGCCCACGGCTCGTTCCTGACCCTCGGTGCCTTCGCCGGCTGGGAGACCGCCCGCCGCCTCGGCGGCGACTCGTGGGGCTCGCTGCTGCTCTCGCTGCTGGTCGGCGCCGGCGTCGGCGCCCTGGCCGCGGTGCTCACCGAGCTGCTGCTGATCCGGCGGCTCTACGAGCGCCACATCGAGCAGGTGCTGGTCACCGTCGGCCTGGCCCTGGCCACGGTCGCGCTCTTCGACGGCATCTGGGGCACCGACGCCATCTTCGTCACCGGCCCGGCCTGGTTCAACGAGACGACCACGATCCTCGGCGCCCGGGTGCCCAACGACCGGTTCGTGCTGATCGGCGTCGCGCTGCTGGTGCTCGGCGGCATCATCGCCTTCCTGCGCTTCACCCGCTTCGGCCTGGTGATCCGCGCCGGCGTCGAGAACCGCTCCATGGTCACCGCCCTGGGCATCGACGTGCGCCGCGCCTTCACCGTCGTCTTCGCCATCGGCGGCGCGGCCGCCGGCCTGGGCGGGGTGCTGGCCTCGCACTACTTCGGCTACGTCTCGCCGCAGCTCGGCGGGTCGCTGCTGATCTTCGCCTTCATCGTCACCGTCATCGGTGGCCTGGGCTCCCTGCTCGGCGCGGCGATCGCCTCCGTGGTGGTCGCGGTGCTCCAGCAGATGGCCAACTTCTACCTCTCCGGGACCGGCGACCTGGTGGTCGTGCTGCTGCTGGCCACCGTGCTCCTCGTGCGTCCCTCCGGCCTGATGGGAGCCCGCGCATGA